Proteins encoded together in one Nocardioides marinisabuli window:
- a CDS encoding ATP-dependent DNA ligase produces MLLADVVTTSQAVAATRSRKDKVAALADLLGRTGPAEAETVAAYLGGTLRQRRTGLGWKSLGDLPEPAVSPSLEVLEVHEHFEAVAALAGPGSAGARAAAVQSLFGRATAEEQRWLRGVVTGELRQGALDALVQEAVARAADVPLPLVRRAAMLSGSTVAVVVAALTEGEEALRAIGLEVMRPVLPMLAGSATDVAAAMAKARGVAEAGGEVVVDTKLDGIRVQVHRDGDAVRVATRSLEDITARLPEVVEVARALPASRFVLDGEALALDDAGRPRPFQETSSRTAQSAGVQVTPFFFDVLHVDGTDLLDAPGRERLDALHALVPEQHRVAGLRTADTAAAEAFLAEALAAGHEGVVVKSLEAPYAAGRRGSGWVKVKPVHTLDLVVLAVEWGSGRRRGKLSNLHLGARDPEGGFVMLGKTFKGMTDEMLDWQTERFLALETHREGHVVHVRPEQVVEIAIDGVQRSTRYPGGVALRFARVVRYRDDKTAAEADPVESVQARLSGA; encoded by the coding sequence ATGCTGCTCGCCGACGTCGTCACCACCTCCCAGGCCGTCGCCGCCACCCGCTCGCGCAAGGACAAGGTCGCCGCACTGGCCGACCTGCTGGGCCGCACCGGTCCCGCCGAGGCCGAGACGGTCGCGGCGTACCTCGGCGGCACGCTGCGGCAGCGGCGTACGGGGCTGGGCTGGAAGTCGCTGGGCGACCTGCCCGAGCCCGCCGTCTCCCCCTCCCTCGAGGTGCTGGAGGTCCACGAGCACTTCGAGGCGGTCGCGGCGCTGGCCGGTCCGGGGTCGGCCGGCGCCCGGGCGGCGGCGGTGCAGAGCCTCTTCGGGCGGGCCACCGCCGAGGAGCAGCGGTGGCTGCGCGGGGTGGTCACCGGCGAGCTGCGCCAGGGCGCCCTCGACGCGCTGGTGCAGGAGGCGGTCGCGCGGGCCGCCGACGTGCCGCTGCCCCTCGTACGCCGCGCCGCGATGCTGTCGGGCTCGACGGTCGCGGTGGTCGTGGCGGCGCTGACCGAGGGCGAGGAGGCGCTCCGCGCGATCGGGCTGGAGGTGATGCGCCCGGTGCTGCCGATGCTGGCGGGCTCGGCCACCGACGTGGCGGCGGCGATGGCCAAGGCACGGGGCGTGGCCGAGGCGGGCGGCGAGGTCGTCGTCGACACCAAGCTCGACGGCATCCGGGTCCAGGTCCACCGCGACGGCGACGCGGTGCGCGTGGCCACGCGCAGCCTCGAGGACATCACCGCCCGTCTCCCCGAGGTCGTCGAGGTGGCGCGCGCGCTGCCGGCCAGCCGCTTCGTGCTCGACGGGGAGGCGCTCGCGCTCGACGACGCCGGTCGGCCGCGCCCCTTCCAGGAGACCTCGTCGCGCACCGCCCAGTCGGCGGGCGTGCAGGTCACTCCGTTCTTCTTCGACGTGCTCCACGTCGACGGCACCGACCTGCTCGACGCCCCCGGCCGCGAGCGCCTCGACGCGCTGCACGCGCTGGTGCCCGAGCAGCACCGGGTGGCCGGTCTGCGCACCGCCGACACCGCCGCGGCCGAGGCGTTCCTCGCCGAGGCGCTGGCGGCCGGCCACGAGGGCGTGGTGGTCAAGAGCCTGGAGGCGCCGTACGCCGCCGGGCGCCGCGGGTCGGGCTGGGTCAAGGTCAAGCCCGTGCACACCCTCGACCTGGTCGTCCTGGCCGTGGAGTGGGGTTCGGGCCGGCGGCGCGGCAAGCTCTCCAACCTGCACCTGGGTGCGCGCGACCCCGAGGGCGGGTTCGTGATGCTGGGCAAGACCTTCAAGGGGATGACCGACGAGATGCTCGACTGGCAGACCGAGCGGTTCCTCGCCCTGGAGACGCACCGCGAGGGCCATGTCGTGCACGTGCGGCCCGAGCAGGTGGTCGAGATCGCGATCGACGGGGTGCAGCGATCGACGCGCTACCCCGGCGGCGTCGCGCTCAGGTTCGCCAGGGTGGTCCGCTACCGCGACGACAAGACCGCTGCCGAGGCCGACCCCGTGGAGAGCGTGCAAGCCCGGTTGTCAGGAGCCTGA
- a CDS encoding NRAMP family divalent metal transporter — protein sequence MAKTAERPATSGEQRETGVWAARLAALGPGILMASAAIGGSHLISSTQAGARFGWQLAFVIVLANLLKYPFFRFGPQYTVESGRSLVEGYARKGRGYLWVFFVLATVSSVISTAGVGLLGAVILGFMLPDAWAPGIPALATAMMASAWLLLVAGHYRALDAVTKVIIVTLTLATITATFMAASAGSERVAGFVEPTPWTWATLPFLVALMGWMPAPIEISALNSLWIQAKQKLHPSRAKDVLFDFNVGYATSAVLALFFLSLGALVQYGSGVEVASQGGAYVDQLLQMYGTAIGQWAVPLMAAIAFACMYGTVITVIDGYARACAESLRLLRGETEFSRGSLNLWVSGITGVGLVIVVAMSASLATMLTFAMISAFLTAPVFAWLNFSLVRGEGSLSPGLRYLSYAGLVYLAGFAGLFLLDFAGVLG from the coding sequence ATGGCAAAGACGGCAGAGCGCCCTGCGACCTCGGGAGAGCAGCGCGAGACCGGTGTCTGGGCCGCCAGGCTGGCTGCGCTCGGGCCCGGCATCCTGATGGCCTCGGCGGCGATCGGTGGCTCCCACCTGATCTCCTCGACCCAGGCCGGCGCCCGCTTCGGCTGGCAGCTGGCCTTCGTCATCGTCCTGGCCAACCTGCTGAAGTACCCCTTCTTCCGCTTCGGCCCGCAGTACACAGTCGAGAGCGGCCGGTCGCTCGTCGAGGGGTACGCACGCAAGGGTCGCGGGTACCTGTGGGTGTTCTTCGTGCTGGCCACGGTCAGCTCGGTGATCTCCACCGCGGGGGTCGGCCTGCTGGGGGCGGTGATCCTCGGCTTCATGCTCCCCGACGCCTGGGCTCCCGGCATCCCGGCGCTGGCCACGGCGATGATGGCCTCGGCGTGGCTGCTGCTGGTCGCGGGCCACTACCGGGCCCTCGACGCGGTCACGAAGGTCATCATCGTCACGCTGACCCTGGCCACCATCACGGCCACTTTCATGGCGGCCTCGGCCGGCTCGGAGCGGGTCGCCGGCTTCGTGGAGCCGACGCCGTGGACCTGGGCGACGCTGCCCTTCCTGGTGGCGCTGATGGGCTGGATGCCGGCGCCGATCGAGATCAGCGCGCTGAACTCGCTGTGGATCCAGGCCAAGCAGAAGCTGCACCCCAGCCGCGCCAAGGACGTGCTCTTCGACTTCAACGTCGGCTACGCCACCTCGGCCGTGCTCGCCCTGTTCTTCCTCTCCCTCGGCGCGCTCGTGCAGTACGGCTCCGGTGTCGAGGTCGCCAGCCAGGGCGGGGCGTACGTCGACCAGCTGCTGCAGATGTACGGCACGGCCATCGGGCAGTGGGCGGTGCCGCTCATGGCGGCGATCGCCTTCGCCTGCATGTACGGCACGGTCATCACCGTCATCGACGGCTACGCCCGGGCGTGCGCGGAGTCGCTGCGCCTCCTGCGCGGCGAGACCGAGTTCAGCCGTGGCTCGCTCAACCTGTGGGTCAGCGGCATCACCGGCGTCGGGCTGGTCATCGTCGTCGCGATGAGCGCCTCGCTGGCCACCATGCTCACCTTCGCGATGATCAGCGCCTTCCTCACCGCCCCCGTCTTCGCCTGGCTCAACTTCAGCCTGGTCCGCGGGGAGGGCTCGCTCAGCCCCGGCCTGCGCTACCTGTCGTACGCCGGGCTCGTCTACCTGGCCGGCTTCGCCGGGCTGTTCCTGCTCGACTTCGCCGGCGTCCTCGGCTGA
- a CDS encoding HNH endonuclease signature motif containing protein, translating to MLTETDLAGGPVRVDDLDRSSVLWLAEQAKAREAAAALAVLHAAIRWCETNPVEDPKWAAGFGEVGADLDCPERIGGDGRPLVAAFSAEPLAVAMAISTTSALTLMADALELAHRLPRVMARVEALEVPVWRARSIAQATSGLSPDAAAYVDAEIAARAHRVGPVVLARLVETARARYDTDAHEEAEEAARESWDVTLTHGDGRDQRWLGTSWMQITGDSATLADLQDLVGRVAHDLLATHPDLSLPRRRVLALQVIVDRARAHGDAPAPGRPYKAYVHLTATLEGDIAPLGRVEDLGPATSALIRDWLSGSRVTVTPVLDPDRGDPVDAHDPPEWMREQVIHRDQHCVFPDCRRPARRCDLDHIDPYDPLGPPGQTRPENLAPLCRRHHRAKTTTDPTRQWRYRRTAHGHYTWTGPEEQRLVVVPGVGTYSPA from the coding sequence ATGCTGACCGAGACGGACCTCGCGGGCGGGCCGGTCCGGGTCGATGACCTGGACCGGAGCTCGGTGCTGTGGCTCGCCGAGCAGGCCAAGGCACGCGAGGCCGCGGCGGCCCTGGCGGTGCTGCACGCGGCGATCCGATGGTGCGAGACCAACCCCGTCGAGGACCCGAAGTGGGCGGCGGGGTTCGGGGAGGTCGGTGCTGACCTGGACTGCCCGGAGAGGATCGGTGGTGACGGACGTCCGTTGGTCGCTGCGTTCTCCGCCGAACCGCTGGCCGTGGCGATGGCGATCTCCACCACCTCCGCCCTGACACTGATGGCCGACGCGCTCGAGCTGGCGCACCGGTTGCCGCGGGTGATGGCCAGGGTAGAGGCCCTGGAGGTGCCGGTGTGGCGTGCGCGCAGCATCGCCCAGGCCACCAGCGGCCTCTCACCCGACGCAGCCGCCTACGTCGACGCCGAGATCGCCGCCCGCGCGCACCGGGTCGGGCCCGTGGTGCTGGCCCGGCTCGTCGAGACCGCTCGGGCCCGCTACGACACCGACGCCCACGAGGAGGCCGAGGAGGCCGCGCGAGAGTCCTGGGACGTGACCCTGACCCACGGCGACGGCCGCGACCAGCGGTGGTTGGGGACCTCGTGGATGCAGATCACCGGCGACAGCGCCACCCTGGCCGACCTGCAGGACCTGGTCGGTCGTGTCGCCCACGACCTGCTCGCCACCCACCCCGACCTGTCCCTGCCCCGGCGCAGGGTGCTGGCGCTGCAGGTCATCGTCGACCGGGCCCGCGCCCACGGTGACGCTCCCGCCCCCGGACGGCCCTACAAGGCCTACGTGCACCTCACCGCGACCCTCGAGGGCGACATCGCACCCCTGGGACGGGTGGAGGACCTCGGGCCCGCTACCAGTGCCCTGATCCGCGACTGGCTCTCTGGCTCCCGGGTCACCGTGACGCCGGTCCTCGATCCCGACCGCGGCGACCCCGTCGACGCCCACGACCCACCGGAGTGGATGCGCGAGCAGGTCATCCACCGCGACCAGCACTGCGTCTTCCCCGACTGTCGCCGCCCAGCCCGACGCTGCGACCTCGACCACATCGACCCCTACGACCCGCTCGGTCCGCCCGGCCAGACACGGCCCGAGAACCTCGCCCCCTTGTGCAGGCGACATCACCGCGCGAAGACCACCACCGACCCCACCCGGCAGTGGCGCTACCGACGGACGGCCCACGGCCACTACACCTGGACCGGACCCGAGGAACAACGGCTGGTCGTCGTGCCAGGCGTCGGCACCTACTCACCGGCCTAG
- a CDS encoding TetR/AcrR family transcriptional regulator codes for MSTRTPETDGRRSAAAARRRAREAEILAATRALFDERGVRDAQIEDIARAVGINRAIVYRHFTGKEELFALTLVGYLDELRLDLEQAAAGGKAPAQRLGDIVGAFVDYSLEHPAFVDTAQALMRRSGPELLDEISESALFRLGRAISGALGILSGALEDGVESGDFTVTDPTLLANTLYASGLGALQLARVGILVKEAAPGVPTVGEISAAQVREYLVASALALATLR; via the coding sequence ATGAGCACCCGCACCCCCGAGACCGACGGTCGCAGGTCGGCCGCAGCGGCTCGCCGCCGCGCCCGCGAGGCCGAGATCCTGGCCGCCACGAGGGCGCTCTTCGACGAGCGCGGGGTGCGCGACGCACAGATCGAGGACATCGCCCGGGCGGTGGGCATCAACCGCGCGATCGTCTACCGGCACTTCACCGGCAAGGAGGAGCTCTTCGCGCTCACCCTCGTCGGCTACCTCGACGAGCTGCGGCTCGACCTCGAGCAGGCCGCGGCCGGCGGCAAGGCCCCGGCCCAACGGCTGGGCGACATCGTGGGCGCCTTCGTGGACTACTCGCTCGAGCACCCGGCGTTCGTCGACACCGCCCAGGCGCTGATGCGCCGCTCGGGGCCCGAGCTGCTCGACGAGATCTCCGAGAGCGCGCTCTTCCGCCTCGGCCGCGCCATCTCGGGCGCGCTGGGCATCCTCTCGGGCGCGCTCGAGGACGGCGTCGAGAGCGGCGACTTCACCGTCACCGACCCCACCCTCCTGGCCAACACGCTCTACGCCAGCGGCCTCGGGGCGCTGCAGCTCGCCCGGGTCGGCATCCTGGTCAAGGAGGCCGCCCCGGGCGTGCCCACGGTCGGTGAGATCTCCGCGGCGCAGGTGCGCGAGTACCTCGTCGCCTCGGCCCTCGCGCTGGCCACCCTCAGGTGA
- a CDS encoding acetyl-CoA C-acetyltransferase, whose translation MATSTRRVAVIGGNRTPFARSNSAYADVSNQDLLTAAIDGLVARYGLEGERLGEVVAGAVLKHSRDFNLAREAVLGSALAPETPATDIQEACGTGLQAAIQVANKIALGQIEAGIAGGTDTTSDAPVAISDKLRKKLMKVNAARDTKSRLAALGSIRPGDIGLDLPKNGEPRTGLSMGDHAALTALEWQITREAQDELAAASHQHLAAAYDSGFQDDLVTPFRGLERDNNLRADSSSEKLAKLKPVFGKGEAATMTAGNSTPLTDGASVVLLATEEWAKEHGLEVRAFFVDSETAAVDYVHGGEGLLMAPAYAVPRMLERNDLSLQDFAFYEIHEAFASQVLSTLKAWEDPVFCKERLGLDAPLGSIDRDKLNVSGSSLAAGHPFAATGGRIIANLAKLLHQRGSGRGLISICAAGGQGVTAILEAP comes from the coding sequence ATGGCTACCTCTACGCGTCGCGTTGCCGTCATCGGCGGCAACCGCACCCCCTTCGCCCGGTCGAACTCCGCCTACGCGGACGTCTCCAACCAGGACCTGCTCACCGCCGCGATCGACGGCCTCGTGGCCCGCTACGGCCTCGAGGGCGAGCGCCTGGGCGAGGTCGTGGCCGGTGCGGTGCTCAAGCACTCCCGCGACTTCAACCTGGCCCGCGAGGCGGTGCTGGGCTCGGCGCTCGCGCCCGAGACCCCGGCCACCGACATCCAGGAGGCCTGCGGCACCGGTCTGCAGGCCGCGATCCAGGTCGCCAACAAGATCGCCCTGGGCCAGATCGAGGCCGGCATCGCCGGCGGCACCGACACCACCTCCGACGCGCCGGTCGCGATCAGCGACAAGCTGCGCAAGAAGCTCATGAAGGTCAACGCCGCGCGCGACACCAAGTCGCGCCTGGCCGCGCTCGGCTCGATCCGCCCGGGCGACATCGGGCTCGACCTGCCCAAGAACGGCGAGCCCCGCACCGGGCTGTCGATGGGCGACCACGCCGCGCTGACCGCGCTGGAGTGGCAGATCACCCGCGAGGCGCAGGACGAGCTCGCGGCCGCGTCGCACCAGCACCTGGCGGCGGCGTACGACAGCGGCTTCCAGGACGACCTGGTCACCCCGTTCCGCGGGCTGGAGCGCGACAACAACCTGCGTGCCGACTCCTCGAGCGAGAAGCTCGCCAAGCTCAAGCCGGTCTTCGGCAAGGGCGAGGCCGCCACGATGACCGCCGGCAACTCGACCCCCCTGACCGACGGCGCCTCGGTGGTGCTGCTGGCCACGGAGGAGTGGGCCAAGGAGCACGGGCTCGAGGTGCGCGCGTTCTTCGTCGACTCCGAGACCGCTGCGGTCGACTACGTGCACGGTGGCGAGGGCCTGCTGATGGCGCCGGCGTACGCCGTGCCGCGGATGCTGGAGCGCAACGACCTGTCGCTGCAGGACTTCGCCTTCTACGAGATCCACGAGGCGTTCGCCTCGCAGGTGCTCTCGACGCTCAAGGCGTGGGAGGACCCGGTCTTCTGCAAGGAGCGCCTGGGCCTCGACGCCCCGCTGGGCTCGATCGACCGCGACAAGCTCAACGTCAGCGGCTCGTCGCTGGCCGCCGGTCACCCGTTCGCGGCCACCGGTGGGCGGATCATCGCCAACCTGGCCAAGCTGCTGCACCAGAGGGGCTCGGGCCGCGGCCTGATCAGCATCTGCGCGGCCGGCGGCCAGGGCGTCACCGCGATCCTCGAGGCTCCCTGA
- a CDS encoding 3-oxoacyl-ACP reductase, whose protein sequence is MSDKYQSFSQSPIGKLLVKNLGLPAPMALERYTAGAPLVEGTVVTGGTGRLAESLPGLLDTLGVASTDVPDETSTYKGLVFDATGLTSAEQLSALRDFFTPLMRRLATCPRVVVLGTPPEQVSGSERVAQRALEGFTRSLGKEIGRGGTVQLVYVAEGAEAATTSTLGFLLSPKSAYVSGQVVRIGATGTTEAGTVDDLLRPLQGKVALVTGASRGIGEQIARVLHRDGATVVGVDVPQAASELQSLMKELDGDWLTLDITGKDAPQRIAHHLAEKHGGVDVVVHNAGITRDKKLANMGEDRWDSVIAVNLTAPERISRELLDQGVVNAGGSIIGVASIAGIAGNVGQTNYATSKAGVIGLVDSLKDELRDGITVNAVAPGFIVTQMTAAVPFATREVGQRLNAMAQGGLPVDVAETIAWYASPGSTAVNGNVVRVCGQMMLGA, encoded by the coding sequence ATGAGCGACAAGTACCAGAGCTTCAGCCAGTCGCCGATCGGCAAGCTGCTGGTCAAGAACCTCGGCCTGCCCGCCCCGATGGCGCTCGAGCGCTACACCGCCGGCGCCCCGCTGGTCGAGGGCACCGTCGTCACCGGCGGCACCGGCCGCCTCGCCGAGTCGCTGCCGGGTCTGCTCGACACCCTGGGCGTCGCGAGCACCGACGTGCCCGACGAGACCTCGACGTACAAGGGCCTGGTCTTCGACGCCACCGGCCTGACCTCCGCCGAGCAGCTCTCGGCCCTGCGCGACTTCTTCACCCCCCTCATGCGCCGCCTGGCCACCTGCCCGCGCGTGGTCGTGCTCGGCACCCCGCCCGAGCAGGTCAGCGGCTCCGAGCGCGTCGCCCAGCGCGCCCTCGAGGGCTTCACCCGCAGCCTCGGCAAGGAGATCGGGCGCGGCGGCACCGTCCAGCTCGTGTACGTCGCCGAGGGCGCCGAGGCCGCGACCACCAGCACCCTGGGCTTCCTGCTCTCCCCCAAGTCCGCCTACGTCTCCGGCCAGGTCGTGCGCATCGGCGCCACCGGCACCACCGAGGCCGGCACCGTCGACGACCTGCTGCGCCCGCTCCAGGGCAAGGTCGCCCTGGTGACCGGCGCCAGCCGCGGCATCGGCGAGCAGATCGCCCGCGTGCTGCACCGCGACGGTGCCACCGTGGTGGGTGTCGACGTGCCGCAGGCCGCCAGCGAGCTGCAGTCGCTGATGAAGGAGCTCGACGGCGACTGGCTGACCCTCGACATCACCGGCAAGGACGCCCCGCAGCGCATCGCCCACCACCTCGCCGAGAAGCACGGCGGCGTCGACGTCGTGGTGCACAACGCCGGCATCACCCGCGACAAGAAGCTCGCCAACATGGGCGAGGACCGCTGGGACTCCGTCATCGCGGTCAACCTCACCGCCCCCGAGCGGATCAGCCGCGAGCTCCTCGACCAGGGCGTCGTCAACGCCGGCGGCTCGATCATCGGCGTGGCCTCGATCGCCGGGATCGCCGGCAACGTGGGCCAGACCAACTACGCCACCTCCAAGGCCGGCGTCATCGGCCTGGTCGACTCGCTCAAGGACGAGCTGCGCGACGGCATCACCGTCAACGCCGTCGCCCCCGGCTTCATCGTCACCCAGATGACCGCCGCGGTGCCGTTCGCGACCCGCGAGGTCGGCCAGCGCCTCAACGCGATGGCCCAGGGCGGACTGCCGGTCGACGTCGCCGAGACGATCGCCTGGTACGCCTCCCCCGGCTCGACGGCCGTCAACGGCAACGTCGTGCGGGTCTGCGGCCAGATGATGCTGGGCGCCTGA
- a CDS encoding MaoC/PaaZ C-terminal domain-containing protein, whose product MASPQVERAARTHDGSAGVGTLLRAALPSIPVVGSLPGVRKASPDGFEGLAVTRPPVVVERPHVEAYGDLCGFPRKDVAPLTYPHMLAFGLHMAMMTDTAFPAPAIGTVHIANTIIRHRHVVVGEQVAVAARVGPSRPHAKGTVFDFVTEVRDGTGELVWESSSAYLRRGRGDAAAPEGTVLPDAPATGATWSLPGDLGRRYAGVSGDHNPIHLYPLTAKALGFPRQIAHGMWSLARCVAALENRLPEAVTVEVAFKKPILLPGKVAFGSRPTDDGYAFSLSDPRSGAPHLAGVSRPA is encoded by the coding sequence ATGGCCAGCCCCCAGGTCGAGCGCGCGGCCCGCACCCACGACGGCAGCGCCGGCGTCGGGACCCTGCTGCGCGCCGCCCTGCCCAGCATCCCCGTCGTCGGGTCGCTGCCCGGCGTGCGCAAGGCGAGCCCCGACGGCTTCGAGGGCCTCGCCGTGACGCGGCCCCCGGTCGTCGTCGAGCGCCCCCACGTCGAGGCGTACGGCGACCTGTGCGGCTTCCCGCGCAAGGACGTCGCGCCGCTGACCTACCCGCACATGCTCGCCTTCGGGCTGCACATGGCGATGATGACCGACACCGCCTTCCCGGCCCCGGCCATCGGCACCGTGCACATCGCCAACACCATCATCCGCCACCGCCACGTGGTGGTGGGCGAGCAGGTCGCCGTCGCCGCCCGCGTCGGCCCCTCGCGCCCGCACGCCAAGGGCACCGTCTTCGACTTCGTCACCGAGGTCCGCGACGGCACCGGCGAGCTGGTCTGGGAGAGCTCCTCGGCCTACCTGCGCCGCGGTCGCGGCGACGCCGCCGCCCCGGAGGGCACGGTCCTCCCCGACGCCCCGGCCACCGGCGCGACCTGGTCGCTGCCCGGCGACCTGGGCCGCCGCTACGCGGGCGTCTCGGGCGACCACAACCCGATCCACCTCTACCCGCTGACCGCGAAGGCGCTGGGCTTCCCGCGCCAGATCGCGCACGGCATGTGGAGCCTGGCGCGGTGCGTGGCGGCGCTCGAGAACCGGCTGCCCGAGGCGGTCACGGTCGAGGTGGCCTTCAAGAAGCCGATCCTGCTGCCCGGCAAGGTCGCCTTCGGCTCGCGGCCCACCGACGACGGCTACGCCTTCTCGCTGAGCGACCCGCGCAGCGGTGCCCCGCACCTCGCCGGCGTCAGCCGACCCGCCTGA
- a CDS encoding peptidoglycan DD-metalloendopeptidase family protein encodes MRLPLLTVLPAALLAPALVVLATPAHAAPGADHEMPFPCGQEWTGTTRSNHSPSTRSIDWNRADDVDDPVVASAPGTVTTANATSTKGYGHYVVVDHGGGESTLYAHLNAVTVAVGQRLDQAAQLGTVGSTGNSTGAHLHYEQRASGSVQTAWFGGAEFVYGSTQRSTNCVDVPLAANMIGGAPAELVVYRREARSQFQVLRPGKAPKVRRFGTATDEPVLGDWDGNGVANIGVFTPATATFALKLASGRTRIAFGAAGDQPVAGDWDGDGRYEVGVRRPGEAAFHLRAADGSTTSVPLGASSELAVTGDWDGDGRTDLGTFDQSTATFTLRRVDAEGVVWTAQVQFGEPGDLPVTGDWDGNRVTDVGVWDPATATFSERRAAQPTAARATTARTVFGRPR; translated from the coding sequence ATGCGTCTGCCCCTGCTCACGGTCCTGCCCGCGGCCCTGCTCGCGCCGGCGCTGGTGGTGCTCGCGACCCCCGCGCACGCCGCCCCCGGCGCCGACCACGAGATGCCCTTCCCCTGCGGGCAGGAGTGGACTGGCACCACCCGCAGCAACCACAGCCCGAGCACGAGGTCGATCGACTGGAACCGGGCCGACGACGTCGACGACCCCGTGGTGGCCTCGGCCCCCGGGACGGTGACCACCGCCAACGCGACCAGCACCAAGGGCTACGGCCACTACGTCGTCGTCGACCACGGCGGGGGCGAGTCGACGCTCTACGCCCACCTCAACGCCGTCACGGTCGCGGTCGGCCAGCGCCTCGACCAGGCCGCCCAGCTGGGCACGGTCGGGTCGACCGGCAACTCCACCGGGGCGCACCTGCACTACGAGCAGCGGGCCTCTGGCTCGGTGCAGACCGCGTGGTTCGGCGGCGCGGAGTTCGTCTACGGCTCGACGCAGCGCTCGACCAACTGCGTCGACGTCCCGCTGGCGGCCAACATGATCGGCGGGGCGCCGGCCGAGCTGGTGGTCTACCGGCGCGAGGCCCGCTCGCAGTTCCAGGTGCTGCGCCCCGGCAAGGCGCCCAAGGTGCGCCGCTTCGGCACCGCCACCGACGAGCCGGTCCTCGGCGACTGGGACGGCAACGGGGTGGCCAACATCGGCGTCTTCACCCCCGCCACCGCGACCTTCGCCCTCAAGCTGGCGAGCGGTCGCACCCGCATCGCCTTCGGGGCCGCCGGTGACCAGCCGGTGGCCGGCGACTGGGACGGCGACGGCCGCTACGAGGTCGGCGTACGCCGCCCGGGCGAGGCGGCCTTCCACCTGCGCGCCGCCGACGGGTCGACGACGAGCGTGCCGCTCGGCGCGTCCTCCGAACTGGCCGTCACTGGCGACTGGGACGGCGACGGACGCACCGACCTGGGGACCTTCGACCAGTCGACGGCGACCTTCACGCTGCGCCGCGTCGACGCCGAGGGCGTCGTGTGGACCGCGCAGGTGCAGTTCGGCGAGCCCGGTGACCTGCCGGTGACCGGCGACTGGGACGGCAACCGGGTCACCGACGTCGGGGTCTGGGACCCGGCCACCGCGACCTTCTCGGAGCGCCGGGCCGCGCAGCCGACCGCGGCGCGCGCCACCACCGCACGCACCGTCTTCGGCCGGCCGCGCTGA
- a CDS encoding acyl-CoA thioesterase — MSEETSLEELVALFDLETIDTDLYRGRQARTTRPRVFGGQVAAQALCAGIHTVDPAYVVHSMHSYFLLPGDPQVPIVYDVERIRDGRSFLTRRVAARQHGRPIYYLTANFQVPEDGLEHQDLMPDVVDPEDAVDMVEMMRRAGTPEAEALAKEWAALGARWVGSSGRGLPEDPEHPSRSRLWLRVDGDLGDDPTAHLAAFTYASDISLLGATLSAHPVTPEQVQMASLDHTIWFHQPFRADEWWLYDQVSPAARGGRGLALGRVFTRDGTLVATVAQEGLIRPRQ, encoded by the coding sequence ATGAGCGAGGAGACCTCCCTCGAGGAGCTGGTCGCGCTCTTCGACCTCGAGACCATCGACACCGACCTCTACCGCGGCCGTCAGGCCCGCACCACCCGGCCGCGGGTCTTCGGCGGCCAGGTGGCGGCACAGGCCCTGTGCGCCGGCATCCACACCGTCGACCCGGCGTACGTCGTGCACTCGATGCACTCCTACTTCCTGCTGCCCGGCGATCCGCAGGTGCCGATCGTCTACGACGTCGAGCGGATCCGCGACGGCCGCTCGTTCCTGACCCGTCGGGTGGCCGCGCGCCAGCACGGCCGGCCGATCTACTACCTCACCGCCAACTTCCAGGTGCCCGAGGACGGTCTGGAGCACCAGGACCTGATGCCCGACGTCGTCGACCCCGAGGACGCGGTCGACATGGTCGAGATGATGCGCCGCGCCGGGACGCCTGAGGCGGAGGCGCTGGCCAAGGAGTGGGCCGCGCTGGGCGCGCGCTGGGTCGGCAGCTCGGGCCGGGGTCTGCCCGAGGACCCGGAGCACCCGTCGCGGTCGCGGCTGTGGCTGCGGGTCGACGGCGACCTGGGCGACGACCCGACCGCCCACCTGGCGGCCTTCACCTACGCCAGCGACATCAGCCTGCTGGGCGCCACGCTGTCCGCCCACCCGGTCACGCCCGAGCAGGTGCAGATGGCCTCGCTGGACCACACGATCTGGTTCCACCAGCCCTTCCGGGCCGACGAGTGGTGGCTCTACGACCAGGTCTCGCCGGCCGCCCGAGGAGGGCGCGGACTGGCCCTCGGTCGGGTCTTCACCCGCGACGGCACGCTGGTGGCGACGGTGGCCCAGGAGGGCCTCATCCGCCCTCGCCAATAG